A portion of the Gemmatimonadaceae bacterium genome contains these proteins:
- the mgtA gene encoding magnesium-translocating P-type ATPase — translation MNPDPAEFWSLPPDRLFDSVHSSRVGLSSAEATRRLATYGPNVAAPQRHAGIWQQVGSQLGNPITILLFIAAVLSIVVGEGVDGSIILAILVASGALAFWQEHRAANAVEELLSLIRTTATAVRDGKPREVPLAEIVPGDIVQLSAGSNVPGDAVLLEVNDLFVDQAALTGESYPAEKSTVVAPASAELADRTNALYLGTHVISGTATALVMRTGPATMFGEIARRLEQHPAETEFEIGVRHFGYLLLQITTVFAIGIFSVNVALHRPVLEALLFTLALSVGLTPQLLPAIVSVTLAHGARRMSKQRVIVRRLASIEDLGGMEILCMDKTGTITEGVVAVNAAEDWTGAASERVRLFCYLNAAFETGMANPIDDALRALPPPDAARYTKRDEVPYDFIRRRLSVAVNAGDKQLLLTKGALTAVLDVCDRAEYANGQVVPVEQVRVAITARYEALSRDGFRCLGVAYREIGTGPIDRDTERGLIFLGILSLADPLKSHARQILEELGTLGIRVKLITGDNRHVAAHIAAQAGFDTSTVLSGSDLRAMTEDALVAAAPKVGVFAEIEPNQKERIILALKKTGIAVGYIGDGINDATALHAADVGISVDSATDVTKQAADIVLLDKDLRVLAAGVREGRAAFANTLKYVFITTSASFGNMFSMAGASLFASFLPLLPKQILLINVLTDLPAMSLAADRLDPELVEKPRRWDNRNIRRFMLAFGLVSSLFDFLTFGTLLAMHVSPPVFRTAWFMESVLSEIFILLVIRTRRAFFHSRVGPVLFWTSVAVGASAIVLPYTPLSEVLGFAPLPPSVVGIVIGIVALYVIGSEVSKRALLRHVSL, via the coding sequence ATGAATCCGGATCCCGCCGAGTTCTGGTCGTTACCGCCTGACCGCCTCTTCGATAGCGTACACTCTTCACGCGTCGGGCTGAGCAGTGCGGAGGCAACGCGGCGATTGGCGACGTACGGTCCGAACGTCGCAGCGCCCCAGCGGCACGCGGGAATCTGGCAACAGGTCGGCTCCCAGCTCGGCAACCCGATCACGATCCTGCTGTTCATCGCAGCGGTGCTCTCGATCGTCGTCGGGGAAGGGGTGGATGGATCGATTATTCTCGCGATCCTCGTCGCGAGCGGGGCCCTCGCGTTCTGGCAGGAACATCGGGCCGCCAACGCCGTCGAAGAGCTCTTGTCGCTCATCCGCACGACGGCCACGGCGGTGCGCGATGGAAAGCCTCGCGAGGTGCCGCTCGCCGAGATCGTGCCGGGCGATATCGTTCAACTGAGCGCCGGCTCCAATGTACCCGGAGATGCCGTGCTGCTGGAGGTCAACGATCTGTTCGTGGATCAGGCGGCGCTGACGGGAGAGAGTTACCCCGCGGAGAAATCCACCGTCGTCGCTCCCGCCAGCGCCGAGCTCGCCGACCGCACCAACGCCCTGTATCTCGGCACGCACGTGATCAGCGGCACCGCCACAGCGCTCGTGATGCGCACCGGTCCCGCCACGATGTTTGGTGAGATCGCCCGGCGGCTGGAACAGCATCCGGCGGAGACGGAATTCGAGATCGGCGTTCGCCACTTCGGATATCTGCTGCTGCAGATCACCACCGTATTCGCGATCGGCATCTTCTCCGTGAACGTCGCCCTGCATCGGCCCGTGCTCGAAGCGCTGCTCTTTACCCTTGCGCTCTCCGTCGGGCTGACGCCGCAACTGCTGCCTGCCATCGTCAGCGTGACGCTGGCGCACGGTGCTCGACGGATGTCCAAGCAGCGTGTCATCGTCCGGCGCCTGGCGAGCATCGAAGACCTTGGCGGGATGGAGATCCTCTGCATGGACAAGACGGGGACGATCACCGAGGGAGTCGTCGCCGTCAATGCCGCTGAAGACTGGACCGGAGCGGCGAGCGAGCGAGTGCGGCTGTTCTGCTACCTCAATGCGGCATTCGAGACGGGTATGGCGAACCCCATTGACGATGCGCTGCGGGCACTTCCTCCGCCGGATGCTGCGCGATACACGAAGCGCGACGAGGTCCCGTACGATTTCATCCGTAGGCGACTGAGCGTGGCCGTGAACGCCGGCGACAAACAACTGCTGCTGACGAAGGGCGCGCTCACGGCGGTGCTCGACGTGTGTGATCGCGCGGAATACGCCAATGGGCAAGTGGTGCCGGTGGAGCAGGTGCGCGTCGCGATCACCGCACGTTACGAAGCGCTGAGCCGCGACGGCTTTCGGTGCCTCGGCGTCGCATATCGCGAGATCGGCACAGGACCTATTGACCGCGATACGGAGCGCGGGCTGATCTTCCTTGGCATCCTGAGTCTGGCCGACCCGCTCAAGTCACACGCCAGGCAGATTCTGGAGGAGCTGGGAACGCTCGGCATTCGGGTCAAGCTCATCACCGGCGACAATCGGCACGTCGCCGCGCACATAGCGGCGCAAGCCGGATTCGATACGTCAACTGTGTTGTCGGGCAGTGACCTCCGCGCGATGACCGAAGATGCGCTCGTCGCTGCCGCACCGAAGGTGGGCGTGTTCGCCGAGATCGAACCGAACCAGAAGGAGCGCATCATCCTGGCGCTCAAGAAGACAGGTATCGCCGTCGGCTATATCGGCGATGGGATCAACGATGCCACCGCCCTCCACGCCGCCGATGTAGGCATCAGCGTTGACTCCGCCACGGACGTGACGAAGCAAGCCGCCGACATCGTGCTGCTGGACAAGGATCTGCGAGTGCTTGCGGCCGGCGTGCGCGAGGGGCGCGCGGCATTCGCGAACACACTCAAGTATGTGTTCATCACGACGAGCGCGAGCTTCGGCAACATGTTCAGCATGGCGGGCGCTTCGCTGTTCGCGTCCTTTCTTCCTCTGCTGCCGAAACAGATCCTGCTCATCAACGTGCTCACTGATCTGCCCGCGATGTCGCTCGCCGCCGATCGCCTCGATCCGGAGCTCGTGGAGAAGCCGCGCCGTTGGGACAACCGGAACATCCGAAGGTTCATGCTGGCGTTCGGTCTCGTGAGCTCGCTGTTCGACTTTCTGACGTTCGGCACGCTGCTCGCGATGCACGTATCGCCACCGGTATTCCGCACGGCGTGGTTCATGGAGTCGGTGTTGTCGGAGATCTTCATCCTCCTCGTGATCCGCACGCGACGTGCGTTCTTCCACAGTCGCGTGGGACCGGTGCTCTTCTGGACGAGCGTTGCCGTGGGCGCCTCGGCGATTGTGCTACCGTACACTCCGTTGAGCGAGGTGCTCGGATTCGCGCCTCTGCCGCCGAGTGTCGTTGGCATCGTCATCGGAATCGTGGCGCTGTATGTCATCGGGTCCGAAGTCAGCAAGCGCGCGCTGCTGAGGCATGTGTCGCTGTAG
- a CDS encoding serine/threonine-protein kinase, translating into MAQLKASLSERYDIEREIGAGGMATVYLARDLRHDRHVALKLLNPELGAVLGVERFLAEIKVTANLQHPNLLPLFDSGTADGLLFYVMPFVEGESLRARLTREKQLPIDEAVRIAVAIANALDYAHSHGVIHRDLKPENILLQAGQPVIADFGIALAVSKAGGNRITQTGLSLGTPQYMSPEQATGDRVIDGRSDIYSLGAVTYEMLTGEAPHTGTTAQAIIARVLIDKPRSMRSTRPAIPEHVEAAVQHALEKLPADRFSTAHEFAEALLGRGALGTAGLFSAGGGGEPAWSADGTRIFYRFGDVIMSAKLATTPSLRVLSRDTAVTQAGSMATGGPVSNYDVAKDGRFLGLVSNKDDYQLIVVPNWLPELEQRLAGSTRR; encoded by the coding sequence TTGGCGCAGCTCAAAGCTTCGCTTTCCGAACGCTACGACATCGAGCGTGAGATTGGGGCCGGCGGGATGGCCACCGTCTACCTCGCGCGTGACCTTCGCCACGACCGACACGTCGCCCTCAAGCTGCTCAACCCCGAGCTCGGCGCGGTGCTCGGCGTAGAACGATTCCTCGCCGAGATAAAGGTTACGGCGAATCTCCAGCATCCCAATCTCCTTCCGCTCTTCGATTCGGGCACGGCGGATGGGCTGCTGTTCTACGTCATGCCGTTTGTCGAGGGCGAGTCCCTGCGTGCCCGGCTCACGCGTGAGAAGCAGCTCCCGATTGATGAGGCGGTGAGAATCGCAGTCGCCATCGCCAACGCGCTCGATTACGCGCACTCGCACGGCGTCATCCACCGTGATCTCAAACCGGAGAACATTCTCCTTCAGGCGGGACAGCCCGTGATCGCCGATTTCGGTATCGCCCTCGCAGTCAGCAAGGCGGGCGGCAATCGCATCACGCAAACCGGCCTTTCGCTGGGCACGCCGCAGTACATGAGCCCCGAGCAAGCCACGGGTGACCGCGTGATCGACGGCCGCAGCGATATCTACTCTCTCGGCGCTGTGACCTACGAGATGCTCACCGGCGAGGCGCCGCACACGGGGACCACGGCGCAAGCGATCATCGCCCGTGTGCTGATAGACAAGCCGCGCTCGATGCGTAGCACGCGCCCCGCAATTCCGGAGCACGTCGAGGCAGCTGTACAACATGCGCTGGAAAAGCTTCCCGCCGATCGGTTCTCGACCGCACACGAATTCGCCGAAGCGTTGCTGGGCCGCGGCGCACTTGGCACAGCGGGATTGTTCTCCGCTGGCGGCGGCGGTGAACCGGCGTGGTCCGCAGACGGCACTCGGATTTTCTATCGGTTCGGAGATGTCATCATGTCGGCGAAGCTGGCCACCACGCCCAGCCTGCGTGTGCTCTCTCGCGACACGGCAGTGACGCAGGCCGGCTCGATGGCGACCGGGGGCCCGGTCAGCAATTACGACGTCGCGAAGGACGGCCGATTCCTCGGGCTCGTTTCCAACAAGGACGATTATCAGTTGATCGTCGTGCCCAATTGGCTACCGGAGCTCGAGCAGCGACTCGCCGGGAGCACGAGACGATAA
- a CDS encoding prolyl oligopeptidase family serine peptidase, whose product MLMFDTRPARPIWAPVTIALMVLCATVASRSLAQMPNTTAVARRPWTFLDQQQLRLIGSPTPTLDGKWMLYTISVMDWKEARRQTDIYLVSTDKGFKSAKQLTFTREKNEVQPTWSRDGSFFVFASNRDAQAGVAAGGGTGGGTGGVTGGAGGSQNQLYLMRPDGGEARKITDAKEGVSNFAFSKDGKWLAYRSGKAGEEQLYRMPVAGIDSAKAEQLTKQPAGVGIWQWAPSSRRIYLATADTADQDEKLRREKKFTVSIRNAELPTSSLWALDLDPVKTTRLTRDTTITVNSFTISDDGEWVGFRAISSNRYKRNVTEQNINGDLFLLDVASGHIERLTNNNEVPEDSPSFSPDGQWIAFSAPDDLTQYSMTNKRVYLRRTSDRGGQWRKLGSDFDGDVSVGFWSSDGKTIYFNEGIRATRQVLALDVTKGTVRQITSEKASLSVDRDDDSKRIIISYSDPTAPSTLYTVASVDQMANRAAWRQLTDANPQVRTFALGEEEEISWTSKDGWKVGGILLKPIGYQKGTRYPLIVAIHGGPAGADVLGFNGGYGSQAYASAGYAVLMPNYRGSTNYGFTHKTGIVGNYFDPGYQDIMTGVDYLIAQGIADSTKMGVLGWSAGGHWSNWILTHTNRFKAISTGAGTTNWISMYAESDVQRNRQFYLGNKLPYEDFDAYWNQSPIKYIKNAKTPTMIHVVEGDPRVPRPQSEELHMALKQLGVPTEFYVYPGSTHGIPDPRNQFLKSTAEMAWMDYWVRGMGKKFAWRDVLKTLEDEAEQQKAGEAKKLPGSIPDGSAPTARGRVMAFTPRAAHAREPCAR is encoded by the coding sequence ATGCTCATGTTTGACACTCGTCCGGCTCGTCCCATCTGGGCACCTGTCACCATCGCGCTCATGGTTCTCTGCGCGACCGTTGCTTCGCGCTCACTCGCTCAGATGCCGAATACCACAGCCGTCGCCAGGCGGCCGTGGACGTTCCTGGATCAACAGCAGCTTCGGCTAATCGGCTCGCCGACACCCACCCTCGATGGGAAGTGGATGCTCTACACGATCTCGGTGATGGATTGGAAGGAGGCGCGACGGCAGACCGACATCTACCTCGTTTCCACCGACAAGGGTTTCAAGTCGGCGAAGCAGCTGACGTTCACACGAGAGAAGAACGAGGTGCAGCCGACCTGGTCGCGCGACGGCTCGTTCTTCGTCTTCGCCTCCAATCGCGATGCCCAAGCCGGCGTGGCCGCTGGCGGAGGAACCGGCGGAGGCACGGGCGGCGTGACCGGCGGTGCCGGAGGTTCGCAGAATCAGCTCTACCTCATGCGCCCGGACGGTGGCGAGGCACGAAAGATCACAGACGCAAAAGAGGGCGTGTCGAACTTCGCGTTCAGCAAGGACGGAAAATGGCTCGCGTATCGCAGCGGCAAGGCTGGCGAGGAGCAGCTTTATCGAATGCCAGTCGCCGGTATCGACTCGGCGAAGGCGGAGCAGCTCACGAAGCAGCCAGCGGGAGTCGGCATCTGGCAATGGGCTCCCAGCAGCCGGCGAATCTATCTCGCCACCGCCGACACCGCTGACCAGGACGAAAAGCTGCGCCGTGAGAAGAAGTTCACGGTCAGCATTCGAAATGCCGAGCTGCCGACCTCCAGCCTCTGGGCGCTCGATCTGGATCCCGTGAAGACCACACGCCTGACGCGCGACACTACCATCACCGTCAACAGCTTCACGATCTCCGACGACGGGGAATGGGTCGGTTTCCGTGCCATCTCGTCCAACCGCTACAAGAGGAATGTCACCGAACAGAACATCAACGGCGATCTTTTTCTTCTCGATGTGGCAAGCGGACACATCGAGCGTCTCACGAACAACAACGAAGTTCCCGAAGACAGCCCGAGCTTCTCACCGGACGGTCAGTGGATCGCCTTCTCCGCTCCCGACGATCTCACGCAGTACAGCATGACCAACAAGCGCGTTTATCTCCGTCGCACGAGCGACCGCGGCGGGCAGTGGCGCAAACTCGGCAGTGATTTCGACGGCGATGTCTCGGTTGGCTTCTGGTCGTCCGACGGCAAGACCATCTACTTCAATGAAGGAATCCGCGCCACTCGCCAGGTCCTCGCGCTGGACGTCACGAAGGGAACGGTGCGCCAGATCACGAGCGAGAAGGCATCGTTGAGCGTCGACCGCGACGACGACTCGAAGCGCATCATCATCTCGTACAGCGACCCCACCGCGCCCAGCACGCTGTACACCGTCGCATCAGTCGATCAGATGGCGAACCGCGCGGCGTGGCGGCAGCTGACCGATGCGAACCCGCAGGTTCGCACCTTCGCTCTCGGCGAGGAAGAGGAGATCAGCTGGACGTCGAAGGACGGATGGAAGGTCGGCGGAATTCTTCTCAAGCCAATCGGCTATCAAAAGGGAACGCGCTACCCGCTCATCGTCGCCATCCATGGCGGGCCCGCTGGTGCGGATGTGCTCGGCTTCAACGGCGGTTACGGATCGCAGGCTTATGCCAGCGCCGGCTACGCGGTTCTGATGCCCAACTATCGCGGCTCGACCAACTACGGTTTCACGCACAAGACCGGCATCGTCGGCAACTATTTCGATCCTGGCTACCAGGACATCATGACCGGTGTCGACTATCTGATCGCACAGGGAATCGCCGACAGCACGAAGATGGGCGTGCTTGGCTGGAGCGCCGGCGGGCACTGGTCGAACTGGATCCTTACCCACACCAATCGCTTCAAGGCGATCAGCACGGGAGCGGGAACGACGAACTGGATCTCGATGTACGCCGAGAGCGATGTGCAGCGGAACCGCCAATTCTACCTCGGCAACAAGCTTCCGTACGAGGACTTCGACGCTTACTGGAACCAGTCGCCGATCAAGTACATCAAAAATGCCAAGACGCCGACGATGATTCACGTCGTGGAGGGTGATCCGCGCGTGCCGCGGCCGCAGTCGGAGGAGCTGCACATGGCGCTCAAGCAGCTCGGCGTACCGACGGAGTTCTACGTCTACCCCGGCTCGACTCACGGCATTCCCGATCCGCGCAACCAGTTCCTCAAGTCGACCGCAGAGATGGCGTGGATGGACTACTGGGTACGCGGCATGGGGAAAAAGTTCGCCTGGCGCGACGTACTGAAGACGCTCGAGGACGAGGCGGAGCAACAGAAAGCGGGAGAGGCAAAGAAGCTGCCGGGCAGCATACCGGACGGCTCGGCGCCGACGGCTCGAGGAAGGGTGATGGCCTTCACACCACGAGCCGCCCATGCGCGGGAGCCATGTGCGCGCTGA
- a CDS encoding tryptophanase → MSMKFQTIIEPFRIKTVEPIRQTTEDERRAAIEAAHNNVFLLKSRDVLIDLLTDSGTGAMSVFQWSGMMKGDESYAGARSFDVFEKSVRDITGFTHVMPTHQGRAAEHILFRALVRPGDIVPNNTHFDTTRANVEDVGGIALDLPIEEGRQAESTHPFKGNMDVAALEETLERHGDKVPVVMLTVTNNSEGGQPVSLANVREVSALCRRYGVPLFIDACRFAENSWFIKTREASVSDRSARSIAQEMFSLADGCTMSAKKDGMANIGGFLAMNDGSLALKCRTRLILTEGFPTYGGLAGYDLEAIAVGLNEALDEDYLRYRIRSIEYLGEKLLAAGVPIVTPTGGHAIYLDAKRMLPHIPQSEYPAWALSLVLYIEGGIRAAEIGSVMFGRRPDGSERPADLELVRLAFPRRVYTQSHVDYVAEVVQHVNGLAARIRGVRIVEAPPVLRHFSAHMAPAHGRLVV, encoded by the coding sequence ATGAGCATGAAGTTCCAGACCATCATCGAGCCGTTTCGAATCAAGACCGTCGAGCCGATAAGACAGACGACGGAGGATGAGCGGCGGGCCGCCATCGAGGCCGCGCACAACAACGTCTTTCTACTGAAGTCCCGCGACGTGCTGATAGATCTGCTCACCGACTCCGGAACGGGCGCGATGTCCGTCTTCCAATGGTCCGGAATGATGAAGGGAGACGAATCGTACGCCGGCGCGCGGTCGTTCGACGTGTTCGAGAAATCGGTGCGCGACATAACGGGATTCACTCATGTGATGCCGACGCACCAGGGGCGGGCGGCGGAGCACATTCTCTTCCGCGCACTCGTCCGGCCGGGAGACATCGTCCCCAACAACACCCACTTCGACACGACGCGCGCCAACGTCGAGGACGTGGGGGGAATCGCCCTCGACCTGCCGATTGAGGAGGGAAGGCAGGCCGAGTCGACGCATCCGTTCAAGGGGAACATGGACGTAGCTGCGCTGGAAGAGACGCTCGAGCGGCACGGCGACAAGGTTCCGGTGGTGATGCTGACGGTCACGAACAACTCCGAGGGCGGACAGCCGGTGAGTCTCGCAAACGTCCGCGAAGTGAGCGCGCTCTGCAGACGCTACGGAGTTCCGCTCTTCATAGACGCGTGCCGATTCGCCGAGAATTCGTGGTTCATCAAGACCCGCGAGGCGTCGGTATCGGATCGCTCAGCGCGGTCGATCGCTCAGGAGATGTTCAGTCTCGCGGACGGATGCACGATGAGCGCGAAGAAGGACGGAATGGCGAACATCGGCGGCTTCCTCGCGATGAACGACGGGTCGCTCGCGCTCAAGTGCCGCACGCGTCTCATTCTGACGGAGGGGTTCCCCACCTACGGCGGTCTCGCGGGCTACGATCTCGAGGCGATCGCCGTGGGACTCAACGAGGCGCTCGACGAGGACTATCTCCGGTATCGCATTCGCTCCATCGAATACCTCGGCGAGAAACTGCTGGCCGCCGGCGTGCCGATAGTAACGCCGACCGGCGGGCATGCGATTTATCTCGACGCGAAGCGGATGCTGCCGCACATACCTCAGAGCGAATATCCGGCGTGGGCGCTGTCGCTCGTGCTCTACATTGAGGGAGGAATTCGCGCCGCCGAGATAGGATCGGTGATGTTCGGCCGCAGGCCCGATGGGAGCGAGCGTCCGGCGGATCTCGAGCTTGTGCGTCTCGCGTTTCCGCGGCGCGTGTACACCCAGAGTCACGTGGATTACGTAGCCGAGGTGGTGCAGCACGTCAATGGTCTGGCGGCGCGCATCCGTGGAGTGCGAATCGTGGAAGCTCCGCCCGTTCTTCGCCACTTCAGCGCGCACATGGCTCCCGCGCATGGGCGGCTCGTGGTGTGA
- a CDS encoding DUF302 domain-containing protein, which translates to MYYLIETNKSFTQASADLESAVMRHGFGVLYVHDLGATLRNKGIAFDEECKVFEVCNPGQAAKVLSIDMRLNMALPCRISVFTEKGKTKIGLIKPTQMLSALSQDASLARVAEEVEDKTIQMVDEAK; encoded by the coding sequence ATGTATTACCTGATTGAAACGAACAAATCATTCACCCAGGCGTCCGCAGACCTTGAATCAGCGGTCATGCGCCACGGCTTCGGGGTTCTATATGTCCACGACCTGGGGGCCACCCTTCGCAATAAAGGCATTGCCTTTGATGAGGAGTGCAAGGTTTTTGAAGTCTGCAATCCGGGGCAGGCTGCAAAGGTCTTGTCCATCGATATGCGCCTGAACATGGCGTTACCGTGCCGCATCTCGGTGTTTACGGAGAAAGGCAAGACGAAGATCGGCCTGATCAAGCCAACGCAAATGCTTTCGGCGCTATCTCAGGATGCATCCTTGGCTCGGGTTGCCGAGGAGGTTGAGGACAAGACTATCCAGATGGTTGACGAGGCGAAATGA
- a CDS encoding cysteine desulfurase-like protein encodes MTDTHHQDCARVATTAEIRAHFPALERAHKGQPVAYFDGPGGTQVPRCVGEAMVDYLYHHNANTDWAYPTSAETDAALTSARQAFADFVNASPDEIVFGANMTTLTFHLSRALGRGLSPGDEIIVTELDHHANIDPWRELARDRDLRLRTVRMIPETGQLDWDDFNRRINGRTKLVAVGAASNALGTISDVRAAAEMAHRAGALIFVDAVHYAPHSLPDVRAFDCDFLACSAYKFNGPHVGILYGRHDLLQSLDFPRLRPAHDTAPERGETGTLNHEGIVGAAAAVDFFASLNNSGETRRQRLKATFDEVHARGAILIRTLWEKLSAIDGVSLYGSPPGLPRTPTIAFTIDGMNSREVARLLADRGVFVSHGDFYASTVVERLGFSEAGLVRAGCAIYTTTEEVLCLVEGVRSISHSAAASRPAT; translated from the coding sequence ATGACTGACACGCACCATCAAGATTGCGCACGCGTTGCGACCACCGCCGAGATCCGAGCCCATTTCCCCGCGCTTGAGCGCGCGCACAAGGGTCAGCCTGTCGCCTATTTCGATGGGCCCGGCGGTACTCAGGTGCCTCGATGTGTCGGCGAAGCGATGGTGGATTACCTCTATCACCACAACGCCAACACCGACTGGGCGTACCCGACGAGCGCCGAAACAGACGCGGCGCTGACGTCTGCCCGCCAGGCTTTCGCTGATTTTGTGAACGCGTCGCCTGACGAAATCGTCTTCGGCGCGAACATGACAACGCTCACCTTTCATCTCTCGAGAGCGCTCGGTCGCGGACTCTCCCCAGGGGATGAAATCATCGTCACCGAACTCGACCACCATGCGAACATTGACCCGTGGCGAGAGCTGGCCCGGGACCGTGACCTTCGCTTGCGCACGGTGAGGATGATACCAGAGACCGGCCAGCTCGACTGGGATGATTTCAACCGCCGCATCAACGGCAGGACAAAGCTGGTCGCCGTGGGCGCGGCTTCGAACGCGCTCGGCACTATCAGCGATGTGCGCGCCGCCGCGGAGATGGCGCATCGGGCTGGCGCGTTGATTTTCGTGGATGCGGTTCACTACGCTCCACACTCGCTTCCCGACGTTCGCGCGTTTGACTGCGATTTCCTCGCCTGCTCGGCATACAAATTCAACGGGCCGCACGTCGGTATCCTATACGGCAGACATGATCTGCTTCAGTCGCTCGACTTCCCCAGGCTGCGGCCCGCGCATGACACTGCCCCGGAGAGGGGAGAAACAGGGACGCTCAACCATGAGGGGATCGTAGGCGCCGCCGCGGCGGTGGACTTCTTCGCATCCTTGAACAACTCCGGCGAGACGAGACGCCAGCGTCTGAAAGCGACGTTCGATGAAGTTCACGCACGCGGCGCCATCCTGATCAGGACACTCTGGGAAAAGCTCTCCGCCATCGATGGCGTGAGTCTCTACGGTTCACCACCGGGGCTGCCGCGCACGCCGACAATCGCATTCACCATCGATGGGATGAATTCCCGCGAGGTGGCGCGCCTGCTGGCAGATCGCGGTGTGTTCGTCTCACACGGTGACTTCTATGCGAGTACTGTTGTCGAGCGACTGGGGTTTTCCGAAGCGGGACTGGTGCGTGCAGGCTGCGCGATCTACACGACGACAGAGGAAGTCTTGTGCCTCGTCGAGGGCGTTCGGTCGATCAGCCATTCGGCGGCAGCGTCTCGGCCTGCAACTTGA
- a CDS encoding NapC/NirT family cytochrome c: MKNLFAKISRNPISLAGVVVTTISAIIFLTLFAIELVGFSGGPYVGIMAFLIVPAFFVGGLLLIPFGIWRAGRKAKLAAEKGEEPAPENFPVIDLNVVRVRKTVLFFAALTVINVVIIATATYKGVEVMGSTKFCGAACHSVMTPEYTSYQRSPHARVKCVECHIGSGASWFVKSKLSGSWQLVSVVFKLYERPIPTPVHDLRPARETCEQCHWPTKFVGDRLKVITKFDEDEQNTEKKTALLVHVGGTMGSTSRGIHWHVDPGVRVSYVSDEKRETIGDVDLILPDGTHRVYKASTALATPAKAVRNMECVDCHNRPSHIYRLPDEEVNAALLDGRIDRTLPFIRREAVKALEATYATREEASEKIRQAVQGFYSASYPDLAKTKAQSIAATVKSAQGIYNSNVWPSMRIAWGAYPSFLGHTAATGCFRCHDDEHKTSDGRAISQDCALCHSVLAEDEADPKILKDMIQH, from the coding sequence ATGAAGAACCTGTTTGCGAAGATCTCGCGGAATCCCATCAGCCTGGCGGGCGTGGTGGTCACCACCATCAGCGCGATCATCTTCCTGACGCTGTTCGCCATCGAGTTGGTGGGCTTCAGCGGCGGGCCCTACGTCGGTATCATGGCCTTCCTGATCGTCCCCGCCTTCTTTGTGGGCGGCCTGCTCCTCATCCCCTTCGGGATCTGGCGCGCCGGGCGAAAGGCCAAGCTCGCGGCCGAGAAGGGTGAAGAGCCAGCGCCCGAAAACTTCCCGGTCATCGACCTGAACGTGGTCCGGGTTCGCAAGACCGTGCTTTTTTTTGCGGCGCTCACGGTCATCAACGTGGTCATCATCGCCACCGCCACCTACAAGGGCGTAGAAGTGATGGGATCCACGAAATTCTGCGGCGCCGCCTGCCATAGCGTGATGACGCCGGAGTACACCAGCTACCAGCGCTCCCCGCACGCCCGCGTGAAGTGCGTGGAATGCCACATCGGGTCGGGCGCGAGCTGGTTCGTGAAGTCGAAACTCTCCGGCTCCTGGCAGCTGGTGTCGGTCGTGTTCAAGCTCTACGAACGACCCATTCCTACTCCCGTCCACGATCTGCGCCCGGCGCGGGAGACCTGCGAACAGTGCCACTGGCCCACCAAGTTCGTCGGCGACCGCCTGAAGGTCATCACCAAATTCGACGAGGACGAGCAGAACACCGAGAAGAAGACTGCCCTCCTGGTCCACGTGGGCGGAACCATGGGGTCCACCTCCCGGGGCATTCACTGGCACGTCGACCCCGGTGTCCGCGTGAGCTATGTGTCCGACGAGAAGCGCGAAACCATCGGCGATGTGGACCTGATCCTGCCCGACGGCACCCACCGGGTCTACAAGGCTTCCACTGCGCTCGCAACGCCTGCGAAAGCCGTGCGGAACATGGAATGTGTCGATTGCCACAACCGACCCTCGCACATCTACCGACTGCCGGATGAGGAGGTCAACGCCGCCCTCCTTGATGGCCGCATCGACCGCACCCTGCCCTTCATTCGCCGCGAGGCAGTGAAGGCACTCGAGGCCACCTACGCTACCCGGGAAGAGGCCAGCGAGAAAATCCGCCAAGCTGTTCAGGGCTTCTACTCGGCCTCATATCCCGACTTGGCTAAGACGAAGGCCCAGTCCATCGCCGCGACGGTGAAGAGCGCGCAGGGCATCTACAATTCCAATGTCTGGCCCAGCATGAGGATCGCGTGGGGCGCCTACCCGAGCTTCCTCGGCCACACCGCGGCGACCGGCTGCTTCAGGTGTCACGACGACGAGCACAAGACCTCCGATGGCCGCGCGATCTCCCAGGACTGCGCGCTCTGCCATTCGGTGCTGGCAGAGGATGAGGCCGACCCGAAGATTCTGAAGGACATGATCCAGCACTGA